The genome window CATGACCGGACTCAAAACGAGTATCAGCAATAAGAAGACCGCAACTCCCACAGACCATACCGGGCGCCAGAGGACTTCTCTGGGCTGCCACAAGCTTCTGATTGTCTCAGTCAACCTGTTTAGTACGGTCCGTTTCCGGCTTTTTCCCGGCATATTCACCTGTTCAGATGCTATGCTCTCGCCTGATTTTTCATGAAGTTTCAGGGAATGCATCACTCGGTTTTCAAGATTTTCCGGGTTAAAACCGGGACTGTCGGCAGAATTAATATCATGTTGCACAAATTTGCTGCTTTGCGGTTCACGTGAAAGGTTCTGCCGCAAATGCAGATCAAATTTCAGTATCTGCCTGAGTTCGGGATCGTCGGCAATGACATGCAGTGCCTTCTGCTCTTCGGACTCAGAGAGCTCCCCATCAAGAAAACGCCTCAGCAATTCATCTTTGTTTATAGTCATATCACCTGCTCCAGATAGTTTTTAAGTTCTTTTCTGGCCCGATGCACTCTTACTTTCAATGCTCCAACCGGCACCTTCAGATCACGGGATATTTCATCATATGAAAATCCGTCCCGGTATTTCATTAGAAGGGGCACAATGTACTTATCACTTATTTTTCCCATGGCCCATTCCAAAATGGCCGAAGTGTCTTCTGCGAGTATCGCTTTATCAGCAGAGGCCGAAAGGTCCTCCATGTCTTTTGTGTTATGATCCGGCATTTCAGTGTATATCGTTTGCCGATACTTATTGCGCCGGGTCTGATCCAGGCAATGATTATGGGCAAGCCGGTAAATCCAGGAGGAAAAAGCAGCATTACCTCTGAACTGACCGAGACGCTCGTACACTTTCAGGAAAACATCATGTGCCA of Natronogracilivirga saccharolytica contains these proteins:
- a CDS encoding glycogen-binding domain-containing protein → MTINKDELLRRFLDGELSESEEQKALHVIADDPELRQILKFDLHLRQNLSREPQSSKFVQHDINSADSPGFNPENLENRVMHSLKLHEKSGESIASEQVNMPGKSRKRTVLNRLTETIRSLWQPREVLWRPVWSVGVAVFLLLILVLSPVMIMSLMEQEPQRAPDMPVRQIVEQTTDQVMMRFVYVDREAESVAVAGDFSDWEPIQLNRQNINGDVAWTGIIPLPRGEHRYMFIKDGEDWATDPLANRFVDDGFGNKNAVISL
- a CDS encoding RNA polymerase sigma factor — its product is MKSNDLPDPEIINRILDGEKELYRVIIQRYTTLVLHVVRRYETDTQQSEEMAHDVFLKVYERLGQFRGNAAFSSWIYRLAHNHCLDQTRRNKYRQTIYTEMPDHNTKDMEDLSASADKAILAEDTSAILEWAMGKISDKYIVPLLMKYRDGFSYDEISRDLKVPVGALKVRVHRARKELKNYLEQVI